In Sutterella faecalis, a genomic segment contains:
- the dcuC gene encoding C4-dicarboxylate transporter DcuC — MLGIFLVVASVILAAYLVIKRYYAPWALLMVGLLLLICVSIISGAPLITGKKATHSAVFDIVQVFTNLLQSRTAGIGMNIICVGGFAYYMDKIGATKALVNICIKPLSYIHAPYLLLGLAYLVGQLLNVFIPSAVGLGMLLMVTIYPLLVAVGVSRLSAAAVVATASCLDLGPASGNSLLAAEISNLHVMEFFIENQLPVGIVTAVVIAAGHVVLGKFFDKRDLASGRLTQDDFKLRTEVKKEGAAAQPDAPIYYAILPILPVVLLFVFSKLVYAGIRLEVVTAILSCALVAFVVDLLTVRNLRECTDRTKAMFNGMGKIFSSTVLLIVCAEVFAEGLKRSGGIDTILQSVAQMQGAGGVTMLLAMFLIMTLAAFVTGSGNAAFFAFSPLLPQAAQSVAWSTVTMAVPVQLASGIARSMSPIAGVVMAVSGIAEVSPFELVRRTIPVMVFALIATFLASIIIL, encoded by the coding sequence ATGCTGGGCATCTTTCTTGTTGTCGCGAGCGTCATATTAGCGGCGTATCTCGTCATCAAGCGCTACTACGCGCCATGGGCTCTGCTCATGGTCGGCCTTCTTCTTCTGATCTGCGTCTCGATCATTTCGGGGGCTCCCCTCATTACCGGCAAAAAGGCGACCCACAGCGCGGTATTCGACATCGTTCAGGTCTTCACAAACCTGCTCCAGAGCCGCACGGCCGGCATCGGCATGAACATCATCTGCGTGGGCGGCTTTGCGTACTACATGGACAAGATCGGCGCGACGAAGGCGCTCGTCAACATCTGCATCAAACCGCTTTCCTACATTCATGCGCCGTACCTTCTTCTCGGCCTTGCCTATCTCGTGGGACAGCTCCTCAATGTCTTCATCCCGTCCGCCGTCGGCCTCGGCATGCTCCTCATGGTGACGATCTATCCGCTGCTCGTTGCGGTGGGGGTGTCGCGCCTCTCGGCGGCTGCCGTGGTTGCCACGGCGAGCTGCCTTGACCTTGGTCCCGCCTCAGGCAACTCTCTCCTCGCCGCGGAAATTTCGAATCTGCACGTGATGGAGTTCTTTATCGAGAATCAGCTCCCTGTCGGCATTGTGACCGCTGTGGTGATCGCAGCCGGCCACGTGGTGCTCGGGAAATTCTTCGACAAGCGCGATCTCGCGAGCGGTCGACTGACTCAGGACGACTTCAAGCTCCGCACGGAAGTCAAGAAGGAAGGCGCTGCCGCGCAGCCCGATGCTCCGATCTACTATGCCATTCTCCCGATTCTTCCGGTTGTTCTTCTTTTCGTCTTCTCGAAGCTCGTCTATGCCGGCATTCGTCTTGAAGTCGTGACGGCCATTCTCTCCTGCGCGCTCGTCGCCTTTGTGGTCGACCTTCTGACGGTGAGAAACCTCCGCGAATGCACGGACCGCACGAAGGCGATGTTCAACGGCATGGGGAAGATCTTTTCCTCGACCGTTCTCCTCATCGTCTGCGCGGAAGTCTTTGCTGAAGGCTTGAAGCGCTCGGGCGGCATCGACACGATTCTCCAGAGCGTCGCTCAGATGCAGGGCGCGGGCGGCGTCACGATGCTGCTTGCCATGTTCCTCATCATGACGCTTGCGGCCTTCGTGACGGGTTCGGGCAACGCGGCATTCTTTGCCTTCTCGCCGCTTCTGCCTCAGGCTGCGCAGTCGGTGGCCTGGAGCACGGTGACGATGGCTGTTCCCGTTCAGCTCGCGAGCGGCATCGCGCGTTCGATGTCCCCGATCGCCGGCGTCGTCATGGCGGTGTCGGGCATTGCTGAGGTTTCGCCCTTCGAACTCGTTCGAAGAACGATACCCGTCATGGTCTTCGCGCTCATTGCCACCTTCCTCGCCTCGATCATCATTCTCTAA
- a CDS encoding ATP-binding protein yields MDPFNNPFAPGAGSKPPELAGREEFIDAALASCGRMFRGRSGRPMLLLGLRGTGKTVLLNEIGRRVAERNFLVSKIESPESDSLASLLYPQMQKVLRSLSGAEDAKAIAKQGLGVLHRFASIFKIDVAGVSIDIKPPEGIADSGKLELDLPDLFAAIGQAAKAAGKGWLLLIDEVQYLREKDLSALIVSLHNISQLELPVMFVGAGLPLVAKLAGDAKSYSERLFRFCEIGPLTSAEVEDAIVKPIHDEGAAIDPKAVKEMEQGTHGYPFFLQEWGYCAWNIAEGSSITLMDVKQAYVETIHELDKGFFRVRLDRLTPQEIAFVKAMASLGPGPYRIGQVASKMGKTTSHTGPLKQRIVEKGMIYSPKHGFVAFTVPLFDEFIRRHNL; encoded by the coding sequence ATGGATCCTTTCAACAACCCATTTGCACCCGGCGCAGGCAGCAAACCTCCGGAACTCGCAGGACGCGAGGAATTTATTGATGCTGCACTTGCATCGTGCGGAAGAATGTTTCGCGGCCGTTCCGGACGACCCATGTTGTTGTTGGGATTAAGAGGTACCGGGAAAACCGTGCTTCTCAATGAAATTGGCCGGCGAGTCGCAGAGCGAAATTTTTTGGTCTCCAAAATCGAATCTCCGGAGAGCGACTCCTTAGCTTCGCTTTTGTATCCTCAGATGCAAAAGGTCTTGCGTTCTCTTTCTGGAGCCGAGGACGCCAAAGCAATTGCCAAGCAAGGGCTGGGCGTCCTGCATCGTTTCGCATCGATCTTCAAAATTGATGTCGCAGGCGTAAGCATTGACATTAAACCGCCGGAAGGCATAGCTGACAGCGGGAAATTGGAGTTGGATCTGCCGGATCTTTTTGCTGCGATTGGTCAGGCAGCCAAAGCAGCGGGCAAAGGCTGGCTTTTATTGATTGACGAAGTGCAATACCTCAGGGAAAAAGATCTTTCAGCTTTGATTGTCTCTTTGCACAACATTAGCCAACTTGAACTGCCTGTGATGTTTGTTGGGGCCGGGCTGCCGCTAGTTGCCAAACTGGCAGGCGATGCGAAATCTTATTCGGAAAGACTTTTTCGGTTTTGCGAAATTGGTCCGTTGACTTCTGCCGAGGTCGAAGACGCCATTGTGAAGCCAATACATGACGAGGGAGCAGCAATAGATCCCAAGGCGGTAAAAGAGATGGAGCAAGGTACCCATGGCTATCCCTTCTTTTTACAGGAGTGGGGATACTGTGCATGGAATATAGCTGAAGGCAGTTCTATCACCCTGATGGATGTGAAGCAAGCCTACGTGGAAACCATTCATGAGTTGGACAAAGGCTTTTTCAGGGTGCGCCTTGACAGATTGACTCCCCAGGAAATCGCTTTTGTGAAGGCAATGGCCTCGCTTGGTCCAGGCCCCTATCGAATCGGGCAAGTAGCTAGCAAGATGGGGAAAACGACTTCGCACACCGGTCCGCTGAAACAGCGAATTGTTGAAAAGGGAATGATTTACAGCCCTAAGCATGGGTTTGTCGCATTTACAGTTCCTCTTTTCGACGAATTTATTCGCAGACACAATTTATAA
- a CDS encoding ATP-binding protein, which yields MPYEDADRIWDIIWQGGWPGALELGPEERNRYFNAFITTFLEKDVAGIWNVGKLAAYQRFMQGLALRTGQELRIGQLALIAGVDESTAKRWLSIAEASGLVYLLRPLSGNSGKTLTKSPKVYMTDVGLAAFLCRKRTPAELESDMNSDAFFETFVITEILKSWVHNGRVPDFYFYRDPKRQKTIDLIIHHEGCWHPVEIKSVKTPHLEMARNFAVLDKMGLNRGLGAIICNMVEKKRFLSDDVIAHSIFEI from the coding sequence TTGCCATATGAAGATGCAGATCGGATCTGGGACATCATCTGGCAGGGAGGCTGGCCGGGGGCGCTTGAACTCGGTCCGGAGGAGCGGAATCGCTATTTCAATGCCTTCATCACGACTTTTCTCGAAAAGGATGTCGCCGGCATCTGGAATGTCGGGAAGCTCGCCGCTTATCAGCGCTTCATGCAGGGGCTGGCGCTGAGAACCGGGCAGGAACTTCGTATCGGACAGCTAGCGCTGATTGCGGGCGTGGATGAGTCGACGGCAAAACGGTGGCTTTCCATTGCTGAGGCAAGCGGTCTGGTGTATCTGCTGAGGCCCCTCTCAGGGAACTCCGGGAAAACGCTCACGAAATCCCCGAAGGTCTATATGACCGATGTCGGTCTCGCAGCATTCCTCTGCAGAAAGAGGACTCCTGCGGAACTGGAGTCGGATATGAATTCAGACGCTTTCTTTGAAACGTTCGTCATCACGGAAATACTGAAGAGCTGGGTGCACAATGGCCGCGTGCCCGATTTCTATTTCTACCGGGATCCAAAAAGGCAGAAAACGATCGATCTGATCATCCATCATGAAGGATGCTGGCATCCGGTCGAAATCAAGTCCGTGAAAACGCCGCACCTTGAAATGGCAAGGAATTTTGCGGTTCTCGACAAGATGGGTCTGAATAGAGGATTGGGCGCGATCATCTGCAATATGGTGGAGAAGAAGCGGTTCCTATCCGATGATGTGATCGCGCATTCCATCTTCGAGATTTAA
- a CDS encoding sensor histidine kinase, which produces MRRLKTLFSAFFAFLAAITILSAATAAATSSAGASQAAVSEASPARLRVTVLQYSRPWKDYDFIVRSMEYLKKNWPGLELTFRSLPHIPLREELRRGNADLVIASSSFFAMDPTEKVRPLAALVSPRAKDPNHASAAVVVVRSDRRDLRRLNDLAAKSIAAQTEECELGLHYVEHEIAKAGFNPDGFWSVRRDEPGQMRKILEDVLAGRIDGGILRGCFLEDLGEKRMAEIGSQLRVLNAQPVDGLACLHSTVLYPGIILAGTSPLGVEHARRVTALLLSMPVDEDGSYWGISTDFTRTDQMLESLKLGPYEYLREWTFRRVWKEYPSAVVCSAILVAALLFYGVILRRLVRIRTRALEEEIEERRRLEREAAQANEQISAMQHAGAVGQISSIIAHELKQPLEAIQNLSRGTMRSLEDVDDVPPRTLDAVAKIRTEALHASDIVDRVREYGKGRRRAEALSVAEAVGEAFRQFRVSRRAKGAKLSLELPPQTEGLLVRMDPLDLRLVIVNLLANAVDAASKSPFPEVKLEVAPASDRKTVEIRVEDNGPKLPDEAYAQLGLTPGKSSKAQGLGLGLMIVKALLEAALGSIRFERIEPAGLRAIASLPAEEKKENEKEKP; this is translated from the coding sequence ATGAGAAGACTCAAGACACTTTTTTCCGCTTTCTTTGCGTTCCTCGCGGCGATCACGATTCTGTCGGCAGCGACGGCTGCCGCGACGTCATCGGCAGGCGCTTCACAAGCAGCCGTTTCCGAAGCTTCCCCCGCGCGGCTTCGCGTGACGGTGCTCCAATATTCGCGCCCCTGGAAGGACTACGACTTCATCGTGCGTTCGATGGAATATCTCAAGAAGAACTGGCCCGGACTCGAGCTCACTTTCCGGTCGCTCCCGCATATTCCGCTTCGCGAGGAGCTCCGGCGCGGGAACGCCGACCTCGTGATCGCGAGCTCGAGCTTCTTCGCAATGGATCCGACGGAAAAGGTCCGCCCGCTCGCGGCGCTGGTGAGCCCGCGCGCGAAGGATCCCAATCATGCCTCGGCTGCGGTTGTGGTTGTGCGCTCTGACCGCAGGGATCTCAGGCGCTTAAACGATCTCGCCGCCAAAAGCATCGCCGCTCAGACGGAGGAGTGCGAACTCGGCCTTCATTACGTCGAGCACGAAATTGCCAAAGCCGGCTTCAACCCGGACGGGTTCTGGTCGGTGCGCCGCGATGAGCCCGGGCAGATGCGGAAGATCCTTGAGGACGTTCTCGCCGGCCGCATCGATGGCGGGATTCTGCGCGGGTGCTTCCTCGAGGATCTCGGAGAAAAGCGGATGGCCGAAATCGGGTCACAGCTCCGGGTGCTCAATGCCCAGCCCGTCGACGGCCTCGCATGCCTGCATTCCACGGTGCTCTATCCGGGCATCATCCTCGCGGGAACAAGCCCGCTCGGCGTTGAGCACGCGCGGCGCGTGACGGCGCTCCTTCTTTCAATGCCGGTTGACGAAGACGGGAGCTACTGGGGAATTTCAACCGACTTTACGCGAACGGATCAGATGCTCGAAAGCCTGAAGCTCGGGCCTTACGAGTACCTGCGCGAGTGGACCTTCCGGCGCGTCTGGAAGGAGTATCCGTCTGCCGTCGTCTGCAGCGCGATTCTTGTTGCGGCGCTCCTTTTCTACGGGGTGATTCTTCGCCGGCTCGTGAGAATCCGCACGCGTGCGCTGGAAGAGGAAATCGAGGAGCGCCGGAGGCTCGAGCGCGAGGCCGCACAGGCGAATGAACAGATCAGCGCCATGCAGCACGCAGGCGCGGTCGGGCAGATTTCAAGCATCATCGCTCATGAACTGAAGCAGCCCCTTGAAGCCATTCAGAACCTCTCGCGCGGAACGATGAGAAGCCTTGAGGATGTGGACGACGTCCCGCCAAGAACGCTCGATGCTGTCGCAAAAATCCGCACGGAAGCGCTTCACGCGAGCGACATCGTCGACCGCGTGCGGGAGTACGGCAAGGGCCGGAGAAGAGCCGAGGCGCTTTCCGTCGCGGAAGCTGTCGGCGAGGCTTTCCGGCAGTTCCGCGTAAGCCGCAGGGCGAAGGGAGCGAAGCTTTCGCTCGAGCTTCCTCCTCAGACGGAGGGGCTCCTGGTGCGCATGGATCCGCTCGATCTGCGTCTCGTGATCGTCAACCTCCTCGCGAACGCTGTGGATGCGGCTTCAAAGAGCCCGTTCCCGGAAGTGAAGCTTGAGGTTGCGCCTGCTTCCGATCGAAAGACCGTGGAAATCCGCGTTGAGGATAACGGACCGAAACTCCCGGATGAGGCTTATGCACAGCTGGGTTTGACGCCCGGGAAATCCTCGAAGGCGCAGGGGCTCGGCCTCGGCCTCATGATTGTGAAGGCGCTCCTCGAAGCTGCGCTCGGAAGCATCCGCTTTGAGCGGATCGAACCTGCGGGGCTGCGAGCCATTGCGTCGCTCCCGGCAGAAGAAAAGAAAGAGAACGAAAAGGAGAAGCCCTGA
- a CDS encoding molybdopterin-containing oxidoreductase family protein produces the protein MTIKVPSVSRRSLIRGLSLAAGWAGSQSLFVKSAQAAAEAQKEWTGYTICDSCNHVPQCGIKFHARGNTIIRIENWKENPRPILCSKGLSTLQRLYNPNRLLYPLKRTNPKGAADPGWVRITWEEAYKTIAARMLEIRRTSGPNAVMFYAGDPKEPRPSIYRLARYFGSTTYGTESSVGCRSGCMMAEELNFGRPNNGGLPTPDTKVFMIMATNVWAQPLTWWKAIQAAKARGCKIITIDSRRTKAAEIADIHLQPRIGTDAALVAGMMRVLIREGLYDKAFVEKWTHGFEAYRDYCETFTPEYTEEITGVPAELVVEGARLWAQGPGTFSLTTQSVSHNSNGVNNARALLLLPIVMGYIDIKGGVAFPSGPKGLAMAAYGLHPSVSENGWFSLPEQKKNRLDREELPLWNDMKDQVSPNNFPEWVDSGKVRMLCGWGFNVNIWPSPQVYAAAVKKLDFAFSADYFYRPDSHQDMDIILPAAMNYERYAPFGWYGNKIAVRKPVKPLGECREDWRIAFEIGAIVDKPEHFFDGDPKKACDHVLKSMQGEGWDAFADALPNVSSVPAPKPALRKYETGGMRPDGKPGFNTLSGKLEFASVRAEKFGHPALPVYKPMMPLTKEFNLRFLNGARKPFITHSKTRSDQPYLLEIEDHLTIDISPEDAAERGIREGDIVEIRSPFGGPVEARAMVSIIVPKGLIDAQYGWLGKENTQPLVGRAIRDPMSGYPAYFEMPVSVTKKA, from the coding sequence ATGACTATCAAGGTTCCTTCCGTCTCTAGACGTAGCCTCATCCGGGGGCTTTCGCTCGCTGCCGGCTGGGCCGGCTCGCAGAGCTTATTTGTGAAGAGCGCGCAGGCGGCCGCCGAAGCTCAAAAAGAGTGGACGGGCTATACCATCTGCGACTCATGCAATCATGTGCCGCAGTGCGGCATCAAGTTTCATGCGCGCGGCAACACGATCATCAGAATTGAAAACTGGAAGGAAAATCCGAGGCCAATTCTTTGCTCCAAGGGCCTTTCGACGCTGCAGCGCCTCTATAACCCGAACCGGCTCCTCTATCCACTCAAGCGCACCAACCCGAAGGGCGCCGCTGATCCGGGCTGGGTCCGCATTACCTGGGAAGAGGCCTATAAGACGATCGCGGCAAGAATGCTTGAAATCCGACGTACGAGCGGTCCCAATGCCGTGATGTTCTATGCCGGCGACCCCAAGGAACCCCGGCCCTCGATTTACCGTCTTGCACGCTATTTCGGATCGACCACATACGGCACCGAATCTTCCGTTGGCTGCCGTTCGGGCTGCATGATGGCCGAGGAACTCAACTTCGGCCGCCCCAACAACGGCGGACTGCCGACTCCAGACACCAAAGTCTTCATGATCATGGCGACCAATGTCTGGGCACAGCCGCTTACATGGTGGAAGGCTATTCAGGCCGCAAAGGCGCGCGGCTGCAAAATCATCACGATTGATTCACGCAGAACCAAAGCCGCCGAAATCGCAGACATCCATCTGCAGCCGAGAATCGGAACGGATGCTGCACTCGTTGCCGGCATGATGCGGGTTCTAATCCGCGAAGGGCTCTACGACAAGGCGTTCGTGGAAAAGTGGACGCACGGCTTTGAAGCTTATAGAGATTACTGCGAGACCTTTACGCCTGAATATACAGAGGAGATTACAGGCGTTCCAGCCGAACTCGTGGTCGAAGGGGCCCGCCTCTGGGCGCAGGGGCCGGGTACATTCTCGCTTACCACGCAGTCGGTGTCGCACAATTCAAACGGTGTCAACAATGCCCGGGCGCTTCTTCTTCTCCCGATCGTCATGGGCTACATCGACATCAAGGGCGGCGTGGCCTTTCCATCCGGCCCCAAAGGGCTTGCGATGGCGGCTTACGGTCTCCATCCGTCGGTGTCTGAAAACGGCTGGTTCAGCTTGCCGGAGCAGAAGAAAAACCGTCTCGACCGGGAGGAGTTGCCGCTTTGGAATGATATGAAGGACCAGGTGAGTCCAAACAATTTCCCGGAATGGGTGGATTCAGGAAAGGTCCGGATGCTCTGCGGCTGGGGATTCAACGTCAATATCTGGCCGTCGCCGCAGGTGTACGCTGCTGCCGTGAAAAAGCTCGATTTTGCTTTCTCCGCCGACTACTTCTATCGTCCGGACAGCCATCAGGACATGGACATCATTCTTCCCGCCGCCATGAATTACGAGCGCTATGCGCCTTTCGGCTGGTATGGGAACAAGATTGCCGTGAGAAAGCCCGTGAAGCCTCTGGGCGAATGCAGGGAAGACTGGAGAATCGCATTTGAAATCGGAGCCATTGTCGACAAGCCGGAACACTTTTTCGACGGCGACCCGAAAAAGGCCTGCGACCATGTTCTCAAAAGCATGCAGGGCGAAGGCTGGGATGCCTTCGCGGATGCATTGCCCAATGTTTCGTCCGTGCCGGCGCCGAAACCCGCTCTTCGCAAGTATGAGACGGGCGGCATGCGTCCCGACGGCAAGCCGGGCTTCAATACGCTGAGCGGAAAGCTCGAGTTCGCGAGCGTGAGGGCCGAAAAATTCGGTCACCCGGCGCTTCCGGTCTATAAGCCGATGATGCCGCTCACGAAGGAATTCAATCTCCGGTTCCTCAACGGCGCCCGCAAGCCCTTCATCACCCACTCGAAGACGCGATCCGATCAGCCTTATCTCCTCGAAATTGAGGACCACCTTACGATCGACATCAGCCCTGAAGATGCAGCCGAGCGCGGCATCAGGGAGGGGGACATCGTCGAGATCCGCTCGCCCTTCGGCGGTCCGGTCGAGGCGCGCGCCATGGTGTCGATCATCGTGCCCAAGGGACTCATTGACGCCCAGTACGGCTGGCTCGGCAAGGAAAACACGCAGCCGCTTGTCGGCCGTGCGATTCGAGATCCGATGTCCGGTTATCCGGCGTATTTCGAAATGCCCGTAAGCGTAACGAAGAAGGCGTGA
- a CDS encoding YagU family protein, whose product MQLKAPTSTRDKIILGLLLGLVAGIVVAFAKFGWEVPFPPRTPLRDATNPPQELLQQLGFSFEFTHTTYDYSGNPRPIVSFVVHFGFSIFFAMLYCCIAEYWAGIKKWQGALYGIILYFAFHVVIMPLMGTVPAPWDQPFAEHFSEFFGHAFCFWLMEVVRRDMRSRWTGLSDPEYGSVPVTR is encoded by the coding sequence ATGCAGCTCAAAGCGCCCACCTCAACCCGGGACAAAATCATTCTCGGCCTTCTCCTCGGCCTCGTCGCCGGCATCGTCGTCGCCTTCGCCAAATTCGGCTGGGAAGTCCCCTTCCCGCCCCGCACGCCGCTTCGCGACGCCACGAACCCGCCGCAGGAGCTTCTCCAGCAGCTCGGGTTCTCTTTTGAATTCACGCACACCACCTACGACTACTCCGGGAACCCCCGTCCGATCGTGAGCTTCGTCGTTCACTTCGGCTTCTCGATCTTCTTTGCCATGCTCTACTGCTGCATCGCGGAGTACTGGGCCGGGATCAAGAAGTGGCAGGGCGCCCTTTACGGCATCATTCTCTACTTCGCCTTCCACGTCGTCATCATGCCGCTCATGGGCACGGTGCCTGCTCCCTGGGATCAGCCTTTTGCCGAACACTTCTCCGAGTTCTTCGGTCATGCATTCTGCTTCTGGCTGATGGAAGTCGTTCGCCGCGACATGCGCTCGCGCTGGACGGGCCTCTCGGATCCGGAATACGGCTCAGTTCCTGTAACTCGCTGA
- a CDS encoding AAA family ATPase, with translation MELFDGVGRAIFMPSDFSIELKEKIGEFHGNVHYLDNPYILDNIRYVSSVESIKLREYDHQELLLKALGKNPPAEGFELEADAAEIINCLHAVCHGRLIESAQWHNLQFVGDESADVLDVVKLPSGLKPFLLLLRLLENGSIRSDTLLILEEPECHLHPMLQLKLAEILVLMQKRIGLKIVLTTYSPYFLKAIEICAEKHDICNCCKYYRTSADADGCRLEDVGRDAEKIFADLAEPGKAFNSAAAAD, from the coding sequence GTGGAATTATTTGATGGAGTTGGCCGGGCTATTTTTATGCCGTCAGATTTCAGCATCGAATTAAAAGAAAAGATCGGCGAATTCCATGGAAATGTCCATTATCTAGATAATCCGTATATTCTTGATAACATCCGCTACGTGAGTTCCGTTGAATCAATTAAACTCCGGGAATACGACCATCAAGAACTGCTTCTGAAAGCCTTGGGAAAAAATCCTCCCGCAGAAGGCTTTGAACTTGAAGCAGACGCCGCCGAAATCATCAACTGTCTTCATGCAGTCTGCCATGGGCGCTTAATTGAATCCGCACAATGGCATAACCTTCAGTTCGTTGGGGATGAAAGCGCGGATGTCCTCGATGTTGTGAAACTCCCTTCAGGCTTAAAGCCGTTCCTTCTTCTGCTGCGCCTGCTCGAAAATGGATCGATCCGGAGCGACACTCTTCTGATACTTGAAGAACCCGAATGTCATCTTCATCCCATGCTGCAGCTTAAGCTTGCCGAGATCCTGGTTCTAATGCAGAAGAGAATTGGCCTGAAGATCGTGCTGACTACCTACAGCCCTTATTTCCTCAAGGCGATTGAGATCTGCGCGGAGAAGCATGATATCTGCAACTGCTGCAAGTACTATCGAACTTCTGCGGACGCGGACGGCTGCAGGTTGGAGGATGTCGGCAGAGATGCAGAGAAAATCTTCGCGGATCTGGCGGAGCCGGGCAAGGCGTTCAATAGCGCCGCAGCAGCGGATTGA
- a CDS encoding response regulator transcription factor, translated as MAQNKRLLVRIVDDDPAARDSLAFMLEEEGFDCAAYPSAEDFLKGDSPSVPGCAILDVRMGEMSGLMLQQEMIRRGITLPIVFLSAHGDIDMAVDTMRSGAVAFLRKGSDRTRLLDAIWSAIERAEGAEPEDAAREVARWQTLTDREREVAERIAAGLLNREIAAELGISPKTVQVYRGEVSRKLDVRGAAGVTRAVRRIEKILAGK; from the coding sequence ATGGCTCAGAACAAACGCCTCCTCGTGAGAATCGTCGACGATGATCCTGCTGCGCGCGACAGCCTTGCCTTCATGCTCGAAGAGGAAGGCTTCGACTGCGCGGCCTATCCGAGCGCAGAGGATTTTCTTAAAGGAGATTCGCCGTCAGTGCCGGGCTGCGCGATTCTCGACGTCCGCATGGGAGAGATGAGCGGCCTCATGCTGCAGCAGGAAATGATCCGCCGAGGCATCACGCTCCCCATCGTTTTTCTATCCGCACACGGCGACATCGACATGGCGGTCGACACCATGAGGAGCGGCGCGGTTGCTTTTCTGCGGAAAGGTTCCGACCGCACGCGGCTCCTTGATGCCATCTGGTCTGCGATTGAGCGCGCTGAAGGGGCGGAACCAGAGGATGCCGCGCGGGAAGTCGCGCGTTGGCAGACGCTTACCGACCGCGAGCGCGAGGTGGCGGAGAGAATCGCCGCCGGGCTTCTCAATCGGGAGATCGCCGCCGAACTCGGCATCTCGCCCAAGACCGTGCAGGTCTACCGGGGCGAAGTTTCGCGGAAGCTCGATGTGCGCGGGGCTGCGGGCGTCACGCGGGCGGTGAGGCGAATTGAGAAGATTCTTGCGGGAAAGTGA